TAACTTTATTATCTACTACAACAACGACTGCATTTGCTTATTCTATCCAGAAATCCAGTGGTGGATATAATATGAATTTTTCATATAGTGATGATGGATGGGTTACTAAAGATATATTTGTATATTATTTAGATCATGGAAAGATGAGAACTGGATGGCAATACATAGATTCAAATTGGTACTATTTTAATAAAGCAGGTACTGTGTTAACACATATGTGGGTAAATACTTCTGGAAATTGGTACTATTTACATACTGATGGTAAGTTGGCAACAAATTGCTATGTAAATGGGTATTATGTAGATAAAAGTGGGACATATATTCCATCAGGAAATAACCTTTCTTTGGGAAATGGAATATTCGATGAAAATGGAAATAAAGTATATACTACTGTATATAGATCTAAAATTGATGGAAACTTCATAAATCTAGATATGACTCCAATATCAATAAGCTATAATGAACTTAATAGTTTAGGTTATGATCCATCTCCAGTAGTTGACCCAAATTATAGAGATGAGAATGAAGGAAGATATGGAAGATTATTATGGTGTATAGATGATAATGATATGTAAAAATCAGTTTTATACAAAATACTAAAGTGAAAAGAAAGATTAGATAGCAAATTTAAATAATGTGGTAGAATTTTCAGGAAATAAAGGTGAATCTATAGTTATATGCTTATTCTTAAAATTAGAATAGAGCTTAGATAAGTCTGTAAATGACAATATTTCGATAAAAGAACCCAAATAGCAACGTTGCTATCATTTGTTTTAATATGCCACGCAATAAATGGTTTGTCCTCATATAAGCAAAGAATGAGCTGTTCATAGTGAACAGCCCCATTCCATTTTTGATTATTAAGCAACTTTATCATCGCTCTTATAGTTTGAATGTTCCGTAACTACTGTAGAAAGGTCTGTTATAGCTTTTGTTAACCCATCAATCTTGGTTTCAAACCTGATTAATAGGTATGTTGCAACAGCTATAGGAAAGCCAACGTTTGTAATTAATGTTACCATTTCACCCATAAAGAAAACCTCCTTTACATTGTACTTTTAAATAAGTATGCAGGGATGTTTATATATTTTTAAGAATAAGCAGTTATTTTTTACTAAAAACACAATTATAGTAGTGACAGATAGCTTGATCTATAATTTCATTAAGATAAATATTTACATTGTCAGATTCGCCTTTAATTTGATTTAATTTCTTCAAAGTTGAAGCTCTAAATTGATAACATCTTTTTATATCAAAGCTTTCACCATTAATAGCAGGGGTTAATCCACGTACCTTTTGAATTTGTACCAATGAATTTGTTTCTTTGTTTTTAGAGCTATGATTATCTTTTGCATTTGAAGAATTTGATTTAGAATATTCAAAGCTTTTAATAATATTTTGAGTATTATAGTTTGAATTATCATCTTGATCAGAAAAAGAAAATGCTTCTATTTCAATACCATCATCTAGTGGTTCTGAGTCCGTGAATCCATTAATTTCAATATCAGTATATTCACTTTCATTAAGCGGCTTATAATTTTGACCTTTTTTGCCCAAAGAAATCATCTCCTTAAAATATTTCTAGATATATTCTTAAACAAGATATCTAGATAACTATATGATAAAAAGTCAGGAAAATGTAGTATCTTCCTGAATATTAATTTACTTAAAAATCTCTATACGTCCTTGTATAATCAGCATCTTTATACATTTCAAATTCATCATAGCGCCTGCGATATAAACCAAGTTCACGCTTTCCATTGCAATTACACCACATTAGAAAATCTTCCTTGATCTTTTCAATTGAAGCATTACCTTTAATATCTTTTAAAAGGGTTGAATTTTTAAGAGCGGATATTCCGCAATTATATGCAAATGAAATAAGGGCATCAAATTGACATTGGGTAAGATTTAAACTTAAAGTTATAGTGTTAACTATATCAACAAAGCTTTGAAGGTCTTTTCTTAGCAGAGCTTTAGCTTGAATTTTAGTAATACTTTCAAAATGTTCACCTGAGATTATAACATGGCCATAGCCTATAGTTTGATTTTGAGAATCTAATCCTCGATATGGCTTAGCATAAAAATCTTCATAATCAGCTATAAAGTTAACTCCATTCTCTGAAATATCAAAATCTGTTAAGCTGTTATTATTATTTTTAAATAGAGCATTTTTTGTTTCTGGACCTACAATGCCATCAGCAGTTAAATTATGCTCTTCTTGAAATCTCAAAAGACAGTTATAAGTGTCAATGCCAGCTATTCCATCTACAGCTAAATTGAAGCCATATGAATTTAATGCAGCTTGAATATTTTTTATTTTATCTATTAATGCATTCCAAGTATGATCTCCAACAATTCCATCACATACTAAACTGTTTTCACTTTGAAAATTCTTAACTGCAGTTTCCGTATTTTCTCCATAAATATAATCAATACCTTTTGGATCATAAGAAAGCATCTTTAAATTTTTTTGAACTATGTTAACATTTCTACTTGTAGAACCAATTTTTAAGATCATAATTTTATACCTCCAATAAAGTTTAATCTTAAATATATAAGCAAATTAGTGCATGATTGATATGTATATAAGATTTTTTATATACGTTGCCAAATGCACTGTTAAATTTATTTAATTTATCAATTTATCATTTTGCAAGTTTTATGTCTTTTTTATAAAAAATTTTTTTGTTTTTTTGTTCTTTAGAGTTAAGTTTTTATATATTTTGTAAAAAAAGTATACAACTTTTGAGAGTATTCTTGCAATTTAATGTTATAAATATACTAATTAAATTAGATTATTTTTTGTAATTTATTTTAAATTTTTTATACAATAAAATAATATAAAATTCAGGCTAATATAAGAATTAATGTAGGTTATTCTAATTAATATAGTAACAATATTTATTACTAATTAAGTCACACAAAAATATACTATATATTGTAACAAAATAAATTACATTTTTATGTAATCATTAATGTATTAATTTGGAAATGTGCTATAATATTAATAGGGATTAACTTTTAAATTTAAATTATATAATTATTGAAAAACTCTTATAAAATAAAAATATAAGAGTTTTTTGCATGTATATTGGTAAAACTCACGATATCATAAGGTATTCTCCACTTTTCGTTTATTAATATGTTATAATATGTTAAAGAATGTTGCTTGCTTCACAGCTCTAAGGAGGGATTATTATGGTTATAAGCTATGATAAGTTATGGAAACTTTTAATTGATAAGAAAATGAATAAGACCGAGCTTAAAGAAAGTGCTGGGATTACATATAATATTATAGCTCGTCTTGGTAAATGCCAGCCTGTGAATTTAGAGAGTCTATACAAAATCTGCAAATGCTTAAACTGTAATATACAGGATATTATGGAGTTTAAAATAGAATCAAGTTAAACTTGATTTATGTGGAGTTTGATCTCCATCTGAATCTTAGTTGAACTTATAACCACAAGGATCACAATGTACCATAAGTGGGTATATAGTCTAGATTTATGATACTTTTATCTGAAGCTCAAAGAATCGGGAGTGTTACAATGTCTAGATATTAGATAAATTATATGTATTCATATTAAAAACACGGGAATAGGGGGATTTAGTTTATGGGAAAGAGAGATTTGTCAGAAGAAGATATTAAAGCACAATATATAACACCAGCAATCGTAGATTCTGGGTGGGATTTAAAGAAACAAGTCCGTTTTGAATACGCTTTTACTGCTGGAAGAATAATACTTCGTGGTAATGTCACAGCTCGTGGAAAACAAAAAAGGGCT
This genomic stretch from Clostridium beijerinckii harbors:
- a CDS encoding YvrJ family protein, whose protein sequence is MGEMVTLITNVGFPIAVATYLLIRFETKIDGLTKAITDLSTVVTEHSNYKSDDKVA
- a CDS encoding glycoside hydrolase family protein codes for the protein MILKIGSTSRNVNIVQKNLKMLSYDPKGIDYIYGENTETAVKNFQSENSLVCDGIVGDHTWNALIDKIKNIQAALNSYGFNLAVDGIAGIDTYNCLLRFQEEHNLTADGIVGPETKNALFKNNNNSLTDFDISENGVNFIADYEDFYAKPYRGLDSQNQTIGYGHVIISGEHFESITKIQAKALLRKDLQSFVDIVNTITLSLNLTQCQFDALISFAYNCGISALKNSTLLKDIKGNASIEKIKEDFLMWCNCNGKRELGLYRRRYDEFEMYKDADYTRTYRDF
- a CDS encoding helix-turn-helix domain-containing protein, translating into MVISYDKLWKLLIDKKMNKTELKESAGITYNIIARLGKCQPVNLESLYKICKCLNCNIQDIMEFKIESS